Proteins encoded together in one Formosa sp. Hel3_A1_48 window:
- a CDS encoding choice-of-anchor L domain-containing protein, which translates to MKVFTPIFLLTLVCSFSVLAQEINMQDGAINQCTGTLYDSGGVSANYANSEDITLTICAENPGDAVQLDFTFFDTQNGADILTIYNGDDNTASILGNYSGTNTPGQVIATNTSGCLTLTFQSNGSIGAGGFAATISCATPCQDIEAIIAATDPPTGLGGNLVINQGDSVNFTGDATFSLDGTGATYDWDFGDGSVDSGQNVSHNFFTIGTFTVTLNVTDTNPTGCSDSTTIVVQVLGPYLLVDQSTYTVEELVQDILVNSACAEISNIEFSTGTNFESTNGIGYFSGNGVSFPFTEGILLTTGDASEAEGPEATTLSSGSSNWPGDTDLENVIPDLSPGTSNNATYIKFDFVPLANSISFNFVFASEEYGTYQCEYTDAFAFLLTNNDTGQTTNLALVPETTDPISVLSVRNGAYNQDCQSSNEEFFAAYYGGGGLPATDSPIDFIGHSVSMTAQSQVTPNTSYTIKLVIADAIDTSWDAAVFLEAGSFDLGGDLGDDITIESGTALCLGDSLTLDTQFPDAQHTWYLNEVEIEGENLSTLEVSLAGSYSVDISFGADCVASDSVLVEYKLSPSIEAISDLTACNSANPTFDLSDNNTLILGTQDPLDYNITYHNTPEDAQNDLAPILTFTNYTPISNLELIYVRIEDALTGSCFITSSFNLILIDSPPISDVGDLVLCDDVTNDGIEEFNLEAQNTDILGTLNSDNYNVTYYTTYEDATLSENSLPNIYSSVSDQAIYVRIDTVDDENCFSVSPDPLFYLIVTNKATAAAPQDFFECDSSGTGALEATFDLEQQTATILGALQDPSTFTVTYHSDPTDAESGDSPLVSPLTITSTTIYVRVEEDGLPDCYETTQFDITVYPNPEVTDQSATVCSASTVGLTLADDVDGPSVVSYDLTSITPEAGLAADASNAVLGTNLASDAIASDVWTNTTATPLDVVYSFTPVSSDNCTGAAFTVTVTVNPLPVPAPAFIDSKCDDDTDGLQTFDMSGVAAQVIGAQTDMVVSYHLTLTDAENNTAALGDNITTTTPNLQTIHIRLENTLTNCYATSTIDLVVDPLPEIDLEGNYVICSDATGGGLDYVVVDPGLSPATYNFIWRDELGDVLSTDSTYTVDQGGIYSLEVSFASTAAGCSAPLEIFTVSESGAPAVAVDVVTEAFADTHVVVATAVGTGIYEFSLDQGPWLDSGTFIGVDPGDHTVYVRDVNGCGVTATMIYIVDYPKYFTPNGDGYHDTWNISSLRYQANAKIYIFDRYGKLLKQITPAGEGWDGTYNGQQMPTSDYWFSLEYHTEGQNDLKQFKAHFTLKR; encoded by the coding sequence GTGAAGGTATTTACCCCCATTTTTTTATTGACTTTAGTATGCAGTTTTTCTGTCCTCGCTCAGGAAATTAACATGCAAGATGGTGCTATAAATCAATGTACCGGGACTCTTTATGATTCTGGCGGGGTTAGTGCTAATTACGCAAACAGTGAGGACATAACGCTGACTATCTGCGCTGAAAATCCTGGTGATGCAGTTCAATTAGATTTTACTTTTTTTGATACTCAAAATGGCGCGGATATTCTAACTATCTATAATGGCGATGACAATACTGCCTCAATCTTAGGGAACTATTCTGGCACCAACACACCAGGGCAAGTCATTGCTACAAACACTTCTGGTTGTCTCACACTAACTTTTCAAAGTAATGGCTCTATAGGTGCAGGAGGTTTTGCAGCAACAATTAGTTGTGCAACTCCTTGTCAAGATATTGAAGCAATTATTGCCGCAACAGACCCACCTACAGGTTTGGGAGGGAACTTAGTAATTAATCAAGGAGACTCAGTAAATTTTACAGGAGATGCTACCTTTTCATTAGATGGAACCGGTGCAACTTATGATTGGGATTTTGGAGATGGTTCAGTTGATTCTGGACAGAATGTAAGTCACAATTTCTTCACGATTGGAACATTTACGGTCACGCTTAATGTAACGGATACTAACCCAACGGGATGCTCAGATTCGACTACTATTGTGGTTCAAGTCCTTGGACCTTATTTGTTGGTTGACCAATCCACGTATACAGTTGAAGAGTTAGTTCAGGATATATTAGTCAACAGCGCTTGTGCTGAAATTTCAAATATTGAATTTTCAACAGGGACTAATTTTGAATCAACAAATGGAATTGGTTATTTTTCTGGGAATGGCGTATCATTTCCTTTTACTGAGGGAATTTTGCTAACGACAGGAGATGCTTCTGAAGCTGAAGGACCAGAAGCGACCACTCTTTCATCTGGATCATCTAATTGGCCCGGTGATACAGACTTAGAAAATGTTATTCCTGACCTTAGCCCTGGCACAAGTAATAATGCAACTTATATAAAATTTGATTTTGTTCCTTTGGCTAATTCCATCAGTTTCAATTTTGTTTTTGCCTCTGAAGAATATGGCACATATCAGTGTGAATATACAGATGCCTTTGCATTTCTCTTAACGAACAATGATACTGGTCAAACAACCAATCTAGCATTAGTTCCAGAGACTACTGATCCAATTTCTGTACTTAGTGTTCGCAATGGGGCATATAACCAAGACTGCCAATCTTCTAATGAAGAGTTTTTCGCTGCTTATTATGGTGGTGGAGGGTTACCTGCAACTGATAGTCCGATTGATTTTATTGGCCATTCCGTTAGTATGACTGCACAATCTCAAGTAACTCCCAATACAAGTTATACAATAAAGCTTGTTATAGCAGATGCAATTGATACCTCGTGGGATGCTGCTGTATTTTTGGAAGCAGGGAGTTTTGATTTAGGGGGAGATCTTGGAGACGATATCACTATCGAAAGCGGTACAGCATTGTGCTTAGGGGATTCTCTTACTTTAGACACTCAATTTCCAGATGCTCAGCATACATGGTATCTTAACGAAGTCGAAATCGAAGGGGAAAACTTATCAACGCTTGAAGTCAGTCTTGCTGGCTCCTATTCTGTTGATATTTCTTTTGGTGCAGATTGTGTCGCCTCAGACTCAGTACTCGTTGAATATAAGCTTTCACCAAGTATTGAAGCTATTTCTGATTTGACTGCCTGCAATTCGGCAAACCCCACATTCGATCTTTCTGATAACAATACACTTATTTTAGGCACCCAAGACCCACTAGATTACAATATTACTTATCATAACACACCTGAGGATGCTCAAAATGATCTTGCGCCCATTTTAACATTCACCAATTATACGCCAATTTCTAATCTCGAATTGATATACGTCCGAATAGAAGACGCTTTGACGGGGAGCTGTTTTATAACAAGTTCATTTAATCTGATTCTTATAGATAGTCCGCCAATTTCTGATGTTGGTGATTTAGTTTTATGTGACGATGTGACCAATGATGGAATTGAAGAATTTAATCTAGAAGCACAAAATACAGATATTTTAGGCACTTTAAATTCTGACAATTATAATGTAACTTACTATACCACTTATGAAGATGCAACTTTATCTGAAAACTCTTTACCTAATATTTACAGCTCTGTATCCGATCAAGCCATATACGTAAGAATTGATACTGTGGATGATGAAAATTGTTTTAGTGTCAGTCCTGATCCTTTGTTTTATTTGATTGTAACTAATAAAGCTACTGCCGCAGCGCCACAAGATTTTTTTGAATGTGATTCTAGCGGTACAGGCGCATTGGAGGCCACATTTGATTTAGAACAACAAACGGCAACTATTTTAGGGGCTCTTCAGGATCCATCAACGTTTACAGTAACCTATCATTCTGACCCTACAGATGCAGAATCGGGGGATAGTCCTCTTGTTAGTCCATTGACTATAACTTCAACAACGATCTATGTTCGAGTTGAAGAGGATGGGTTGCCTGATTGTTATGAAACTACTCAATTTGATATTACTGTGTATCCTAATCCAGAGGTCACAGACCAGAGTGCCACTGTTTGTAGCGCATCGACTGTAGGTCTTACTTTGGCTGATGATGTAGACGGACCATCTGTGGTGAGTTATGATCTTACGTCAATTACACCAGAGGCAGGATTAGCAGCAGATGCTTCAAACGCGGTGTTGGGCACAAATTTAGCTTCAGATGCCATTGCATCGGATGTATGGACCAACACTACAGCTACACCATTGGATGTGGTTTATAGTTTTACGCCAGTATCATCGGACAATTGTACAGGCGCAGCCTTTACAGTCACTGTCACGGTCAATCCTTTACCAGTTCCAGCCCCAGCATTTATTGACTCTAAATGTGATGATGATACCGATGGTTTACAGACCTTTGATATGAGTGGAGTAGCTGCTCAGGTGATAGGGGCGCAGACGGATATGGTGGTGAGCTACCACCTTACACTAACAGATGCAGAGAACAACACAGCTGCCTTGGGGGATAACATCACCACAACGACACCAAACCTGCAAACGATCCACATACGATTGGAGAACACACTTACCAATTGTTATGCGACCAGTACCATAGATTTGGTGGTTGATCCTTTGCCTGAGATCGATTTGGAGGGCAATTATGTGATTTGTTCTGATGCTACAGGGGGCGGATTAGATTATGTTGTTGTTGATCCAGGGCTTTCACCAGCGACTTACAATTTTATATGGCGAGACGAACTTGGAGATGTACTCAGTACTGATTCAACCTACACGGTTGATCAGGGTGGTATTTACAGCTTAGAGGTCAGTTTTGCTTCAACAGCGGCAGGCTGCTCAGCACCTTTAGAGATTTTCACGGTTAGTGAGAGTGGAGCCCCAGCAGTAGCGGTAGATGTGGTGACTGAGGCTTTTGCAGACACACATGTGGTTGTCGCTACAGCTGTTGGGACAGGGATTTACGAGTTTAGTTTGGATCAGGGTCCATGGTTAGACAGCGGAACATTTATAGGGGTAGACCCCGGTGATCATACGGTTTACGTACGGGATGTGAATGGTTGTGGTGTAACAGCAACGATGATTTATATTGTAGATTATCCAAAATATTTCACACCCAATGGCGATGGCTACCACGACACGTGGAATATTAGCAGTTTAAGGTATCAAGCTAACGCAAAAATTTATATATTTGACAGGTACGGAAAATTGCTTAAGCAAATCACCCCTGCAGGTGAAGGATGGGACGGCACATACAATGGCCAGCAGATGCCAACTTCAGACTATTGGTTTTCGTTAGAATACCATACTGAAGGCCAAAACGACCTTAAGCAATTTAAAGCACATTTTACTTTGAAAAGATAA
- a CDS encoding NifU family protein, with protein sequence MNAIDITPQETSNPKILKFEANTFLVQYDSFEYANIDEAKNSPLAQQLFYLPFVKKVYISGNFVAIERYDIVAWSDVQNEVATQIQDYLNNDGIVVIEEKSKKSPVTIYAESTPNPAVLKFVANKNLVNSSFEFGSIEEAKHSPFATALFQFPFVKSVFLEKNFVSITKFDVIEWEDITLELRTFIKTYIEQGKQMILSSATEELEKTTEQLDKAYEKLDDISKEIINILEQHVKPAVASDGGNIMFDSYAADSKTVRVVLQGACSGCPSSTFTLKNGIEAILKEMMGDKISSVIALNG encoded by the coding sequence ATGAATGCCATTGACATTACGCCTCAAGAAACGAGCAATCCAAAAATATTAAAATTCGAAGCTAACACATTCCTTGTTCAATACGATAGCTTTGAATATGCCAATATAGATGAAGCCAAAAACTCCCCCTTAGCACAACAATTGTTTTATCTGCCTTTTGTCAAAAAAGTTTACATATCGGGTAATTTTGTTGCTATAGAACGCTATGACATCGTAGCCTGGAGTGATGTACAGAACGAGGTGGCAACGCAAATACAAGATTACCTCAACAATGATGGTATTGTAGTAATTGAAGAAAAATCAAAAAAGAGTCCAGTTACCATCTATGCTGAAAGCACACCAAATCCAGCGGTATTGAAATTTGTAGCTAATAAAAATTTAGTCAATTCGTCATTTGAATTTGGTTCAATTGAAGAGGCAAAGCACTCACCATTTGCAACCGCTTTATTTCAGTTTCCATTTGTAAAGTCTGTCTTTTTAGAAAAAAACTTTGTGTCAATAACAAAATTTGATGTAATAGAATGGGAGGACATCACTCTTGAGCTTCGGACTTTTATTAAAACTTATATTGAGCAAGGAAAACAAATGATTCTCAGCTCAGCAACAGAAGAACTTGAAAAAACAACTGAACAACTGGACAAAGCCTACGAAAAATTAGATGATATCTCCAAAGAAATAATAAACATCCTTGAGCAGCATGTGAAACCCGCAGTCGCAAGCGATGGGGGAAATATTATGTTTGATTCCTATGCTGCAGACAGTAAAACAGTACGAGTGGTTCTACAAGGAGCATGTAGCGGGTGCCCTTCTTCGACATTTACGTTGAAAAATGGCATTGAAGCAATTCTTAAAGAAATGATGGGTGATAAAATCAGTTCGGTTATCGCTTTGAACGGATAG
- a CDS encoding dodecin family protein, protein MGILKVIEVLSNSNKSWEDATKKAIQHASKTVKNIRSVYVQDQSATVNNGDVDEFRVNLKITFEVN, encoded by the coding sequence ATGGGAATTCTTAAAGTTATCGAAGTATTATCTAATTCCAACAAGAGTTGGGAAGACGCCACAAAAAAAGCAATTCAACACGCTTCAAAAACTGTTAAAAACATACGGTCTGTCTATGTACAAGATCAAAGTGCCACCGTCAATAACGGCGATGTTGACGAATTTAGGGTCAATTTAAAAATAACTTTTGAAGTGAATTAA
- a CDS encoding NAD(P)/FAD-dependent oxidoreductase, with protein sequence MNLSYWEQKEWLSNIDFTIVGSGIVGLCTAVFLKQRFPNSKIVVLERGILPQGASTKNAGFACFGSLSELIDDMEAHSTDEVLELLKKRVEGLKLLRQLLGDDQIGYQAHGGYELFLKKDLELYNSCIDQMNAINSMLTPVFKENVFLLYTNKFNFNGVLPNYLYNKFEGQIDTGKMMQSLLLKAQSLGVLILNGVNVDSFQEANNTVHIKTNQFEFESSQMVIATNGFSNKLLELDLKPARAQVLVTKPIDALHIKGTFHFDRGYYYFRNINNRILFGGGRNLDFANETTTAMATTSLIQSDLETILKTIILPNTKIEIEQKWSGIMGIGHHKTPIVRQYSNRVFIGVRMGGMGIALGAAVAKAIANLVP encoded by the coding sequence ATGAATTTATCCTATTGGGAACAAAAAGAATGGTTAAGTAACATTGACTTTACAATTGTAGGGAGTGGTATTGTGGGTTTGTGCACAGCGGTATTTCTGAAACAGCGTTTTCCAAACTCAAAAATAGTAGTTTTGGAACGAGGAATTCTTCCTCAAGGAGCAAGTACAAAAAATGCAGGCTTCGCATGCTTCGGAAGCTTGAGTGAGCTTATTGATGATATGGAAGCACATTCGACAGATGAGGTGCTTGAATTATTGAAGAAGCGAGTTGAAGGGCTTAAGTTGCTTAGACAATTGTTAGGGGACGATCAAATCGGGTATCAAGCACATGGAGGCTATGAACTATTTCTAAAAAAAGATTTAGAGCTTTATAATTCTTGCATTGATCAAATGAACGCTATTAATTCGATGTTGACACCTGTTTTCAAGGAGAACGTTTTTTTACTTTATACTAACAAATTTAACTTCAATGGGGTTCTTCCAAATTACCTATATAATAAATTTGAAGGCCAAATTGATACCGGTAAAATGATGCAGTCTTTGCTTCTTAAAGCACAAAGTTTAGGGGTTTTGATTTTAAATGGAGTAAACGTCGATTCGTTTCAGGAGGCAAATAATACAGTTCACATAAAAACCAATCAATTTGAATTTGAGTCTTCTCAAATGGTGATTGCAACTAATGGATTTTCAAACAAACTACTCGAGCTAGATTTAAAGCCTGCCCGCGCACAGGTATTGGTTACAAAGCCCATTGACGCACTTCATATAAAAGGGACTTTCCACTTCGATCGAGGCTATTATTACTTTAGAAACATCAATAATAGAATTCTTTTTGGGGGTGGTCGAAATTTGGATTTTGCTAATGAGACGACAACGGCTATGGCAACAACGTCTTTAATTCAATCTGACCTGGAGACGATCTTAAAAACTATTATTTTACCAAATACAAAGATAGAAATTGAGCAGAAGTGGTCGGGCATAATGGGGATAGGACATCATAAAACACCCATCGTCCGTCAATACTCTAACCGGGTTTTTATAGGGGTGCGTATGGGTGGTATGGGCATTGCCCTTGGGGCTGCAGTTGCTAAAGCAATAGCTAATTTAGTTCCATAA
- the accC gene encoding acetyl-CoA carboxylase biotin carboxylase subunit: MFKKILVANRGEIALRVIRTCKEMGIQTVAVYSTADAESLHVKFADEAVCIGPALSSESYLKVANIIAAAEITNADAIHPGYGFLSENARFSKICEEHGIKFIGASPEMIDRMGDKANAKATMKAAGVPCVPGSEGVIETFSECKKTAKKTGYPVMLKASAGGGGKGMRAVWKEEDLKDAWDSARQESKAAFGNDDMYMEKLIEEPRHIEIQIIGDSNGKACHLSERDCSIQRRHQKLTEEVPSPFMTDALRKKMGEAAVKAAEFIKYEGAGTVEFLVDKHRNFYFMEMNTRIQVEHPITEQVIDFDLIREQILVASGVAISGKDYFPNLHSIECRINAEDPFNDFRPSPGKITTLHSPGGHGVRLDTHVYAGYIIPPNYDSMIAKLITTAQTREEAIFKMKRALDEFVIEGIKTTIPFHRQLMDHPDYIAGNYTTKFMEDFVIESPN; this comes from the coding sequence ATGTTTAAAAAAATATTAGTCGCAAACCGAGGAGAAATTGCGCTAAGGGTCATCAGAACTTGTAAAGAAATGGGCATCCAAACTGTAGCAGTTTATTCTACAGCAGATGCAGAAAGTTTACACGTCAAATTTGCAGACGAAGCTGTTTGTATTGGTCCTGCCTTAAGTAGTGAATCATATTTAAAGGTAGCTAATATCATCGCTGCAGCAGAAATCACAAATGCAGATGCAATCCATCCTGGATATGGCTTCTTATCAGAAAATGCACGTTTTTCTAAAATATGTGAAGAGCACGGTATAAAATTTATTGGTGCATCGCCCGAAATGATTGACCGCATGGGTGACAAAGCCAATGCAAAAGCCACTATGAAAGCTGCAGGTGTACCATGTGTCCCCGGGAGTGAAGGTGTAATAGAGACGTTCAGTGAATGTAAAAAAACAGCTAAGAAAACGGGCTATCCAGTGATGCTTAAAGCTTCTGCTGGAGGTGGCGGAAAAGGAATGCGAGCAGTTTGGAAAGAAGAAGATCTAAAAGATGCTTGGGATTCTGCACGACAAGAATCAAAAGCTGCTTTTGGAAATGATGACATGTATATGGAAAAACTCATTGAAGAACCAAGACATATTGAAATCCAAATTATTGGAGATTCAAACGGAAAAGCTTGTCATTTATCAGAAAGAGATTGCTCTATTCAAAGACGTCATCAGAAACTGACAGAGGAAGTTCCTTCTCCATTTATGACGGATGCTTTGAGAAAAAAAATGGGTGAGGCTGCTGTAAAAGCTGCTGAATTCATTAAGTATGAAGGTGCGGGTACAGTAGAGTTTTTGGTGGACAAACACAGAAACTTCTACTTTATGGAGATGAATACTAGAATTCAAGTAGAGCACCCTATTACTGAGCAGGTTATTGATTTTGACCTTATTAGAGAGCAAATTTTGGTTGCTTCTGGAGTAGCTATTTCAGGTAAAGATTATTTCCCCAATTTACATTCAATCGAATGCCGAATCAATGCCGAAGATCCATTTAATGACTTTAGACCCTCACCTGGAAAAATCACCACATTACATTCTCCAGGAGGCCATGGTGTTCGTCTGGATACCCACGTATATGCGGGTTATATTATCCCCCCGAATTACGATTCAATGATTGCTAAACTCATCACCACGGCTCAAACTCGTGAGGAAGCCATATTCAAAATGAAAAGAGCTTTAGACGAATTTGTGATTGAAGGCATAAAAACAACAATTCCTTTCCACAGACAACTGATGGATCATCCAGATTATATTGCGGGTAATTATACTACAAAATTCATGGAAGATTTTGTCATCGAATCACCTAACTAA